The segment CACCTCCGCGACCGCGGCCGCGGTCGCCGTCTGCGGCGGGGCGAGACTGTCGGTTCCGGGCTGGGACATGCGGTGACCCCCTGCACTGGGCGGCTTCGGGCTGCGCGCGCCCCAGCACCATATGGCACTGAGTGCCTAGTTGCCTAGGTACTGGGTGCCGGATTCTGGTACCGAGTGCGGTTCGGGCATCGCCCGCGACGGGCGGGGCGCCGAGGGGCCTGTTCAGGCTCCGCCGGCCACCGGCGAGGCGCCGAGGGCGGATTCGATGCCCCGGACCACGCGCCAGACGGGGGTGCCCTTGCGGGCGACCATGATGACGACTTCCCCGTCCCCTTCGGGCAGGCGCCCCGGCAGGACGCCGACCGCCGCGGCCCCGGCGCCCCCGGCCGTACCCCATACATCCCGTACGAGGGAGAGCGCGTGGTCGGCGGCGGCCTCGGCGTTGCCCTCGCCGCCCGCCCGGAGCCATGAGCGCAGGGCGTTGTTGTGCGCGGCGACCACGGCGGAGGCGATCACCTCGGCGCGCAGCGACCCGTCGGCGGTCTCGGGCCCGTGGTCGCGCAGATGGTTGGCGAGGGTGCGTTCGTACCGCCGCACGACGGACAGTTCATACGTTCGCAGGCCCGGCACCTCGCGGGTGAGGCGGTAGCGCTGGACGGAGAAATCGGGCTTGGCCGCGTACATCCGCATGACGATCCCGGCGGCGTCGCAGACCGTGCCGACGGGGTCGGGCGAGCCGGCGTTCGCCTCCAGATAGGCGGTCATCTCGACCAGGCACCCCTCGTGGTCCGGGAAGACCGCGTCCTCCTTGGAGGGGAAGTACCGGAAGAACGAACGGCGCCCGACGCCCGCGCGCGCGACGATGTCGTCCACCGTGGTCCGCTCGAACCCCCGCTCGAGAAAGAGCTCGAACGCGGCCTCGGCGAGGGCCTCCCGCATGGGCACATCCGCATTGCGTCGCTTGCGTACCTCTGTCATGGCGGGCAACGTAACACCGGAAGGGCAGTTTTGGCACTGGGTACCTTTACAGAGGGTACTTGGTGCCATAGCCTCGGCAGGACAAAACCTCCATCGGCAGGAGTCAGGAGCCCGGCGTGAGCTTGAGGATCGTTGTCTGTGTGAAGTACGTGCCCGATGCGAGTGGTGAGCGTGGGTTCGCGGATGATCTGACGGTGGATCGTGAGGGTGTGGACGGTCTGTTGTCGGAGCTGGACGAGTACGCGGTGGAGCAGGCGCTGCGGATCGCGGAGGCGGCCGGTGGGGAGGCGTCGGTGACGGTGTTGACGGTGGGTCCGGAGGATGCGCGGGAGGCGGTGCGCAAGGCGCTGTCGATGGGTGCGGACCAGGGCGTCCATGTCGAGGACGACGACCTTCACGGTTCCGATGTGATGGGCACGTCGCTGGTGGTGGCTTCGGCGGTGGAGCGGGCCGGGTTCGATCTGGTGGTGTGCGGGATGGCGTCGACGGACGGGGTGATGGGGGTGCTTCCGGCGCTGCTGGCGGAGCGGCTGGGGGTGCCGCAGGTGAGTCTGTTGTCGGAGGTGTCGGTTACGGGTGGTGTGGTGTCGGGGCGGCGGGACGGGGATACGGCGTCGGAGGTGCTGGAGGCGTCGCTGCCGGCGGTGGTGTCGGTGACCGACCAGTCCGGTGAGGCGCGTTACCCCTCCTTCAAGGGGATCATGGCGGCGAAGAAGAAGAAGGTCGAGTCCTGGGATCTGGAGGAGCTGGACCTGGACGCGGAGCTGGTGGGCTCGGCGGGTGCGTGGACGGAGGTGGACACGGCCGTCGAGCGTCCGGCGCGCAGCGCGGGGACGGTGGTGAAGGACGAGGGCGAGGGCGGCCTGCGGGTGGCCGAGTTCCTGGCGTCCCGGAAGTTCGTCTGACCCCCTCTCTTTTCCCTTCCTTCCCCTCATCTCTTCTGGAGTGTGTGTCATGGCTGATGTTCTGGTTGTTGTCGATCATGTGGAGGGGTCGGTTCGTAAGCCGACGCTGGAGCTGCTGACGGTGGCGCGGCGGCTGGGTACGCCGGTCGCGGTCGCCCTGGGCGCGGGCGCCGCGCAAACCGTGGAGGTCCTG is part of the Streptomyces qinzhouensis genome and harbors:
- a CDS encoding TetR family transcriptional regulator — encoded protein: MREALAEAAFELFLERGFERTTVDDIVARAGVGRRSFFRYFPSKEDAVFPDHEGCLVEMTAYLEANAGSPDPVGTVCDAAGIVMRMYAAKPDFSVQRYRLTREVPGLRTYELSVVRRYERTLANHLRDHGPETADGSLRAEVIASAVVAAHNNALRSWLRAGGEGNAEAAADHALSLVRDVWGTAGGAGAAAVGVLPGRLPEGDGEVVIMVARKGTPVWRVVRGIESALGASPVAGGA
- a CDS encoding electron transfer flavoprotein subunit beta/FixA family protein; protein product: MSLRIVVCVKYVPDASGERGFADDLTVDREGVDGLLSELDEYAVEQALRIAEAAGGEASVTVLTVGPEDAREAVRKALSMGADQGVHVEDDDLHGSDVMGTSLVVASAVERAGFDLVVCGMASTDGVMGVLPALLAERLGVPQVSLLSEVSVTGGVVSGRRDGDTASEVLEASLPAVVSVTDQSGEARYPSFKGIMAAKKKKVESWDLEELDLDAELVGSAGAWTEVDTAVERPARSAGTVVKDEGEGGLRVAEFLASRKFV